The Glycine max cultivar Williams 82 chromosome 3, Glycine_max_v4.0, whole genome shotgun sequence sequence CATGAGTTGAGTTATTTATgattatagaaaaattaaaattacaaattccaTTATTTGTacaaaaacacttaaaaaaatgtgttatttatCATGACACACATAATCATATAGAAATCTAAGTTACATAAACTTTCCTATTTGTATGAAAACAATTGCGGAAACAAGTGTTTTGAGTCTAACATATTTTCGGTCAACCTCTTGGCCCCTGCATTTTTAAATCGATGAAATTTTCCTTTTATATGAAATTTGTAACTACTGTCCCTCTCCACTATCTCCATCAATGACCATGCTGATGTGGAATCACTACAAAAAAGTGCGATTTATTGCGATCTAAAATACAGTTTTTGGTTATTTAAAACCCCCAAAATTTGCATTCGTACTTGATTTAAACTTATcattattaattgatttttaccCTTTAATacattgtttatataaattagtTGTGTATACTACttgataatttcaaatatttttcattcagtttatattttataaatttatttaattttcaaaacactTAATACTATAAATGGAGTAAGTTGATTTACAAACCACAAATCAGGTAATGTCACCCCTTATAGTCAAAAGCTTTGAAATGAATCGAAGTTTTATCAGTTGGCggcttttgttttaaattatgaatgACTACTAATCTAGATAATAAACTGATTTTCTTTTTGCCCAAAACTATCAATCAGTTAATTGTATACCCTTTATCCACTCCTAAATAATGACATGATGTGAAATGAATTCAACCTGAACAAGTTACTGGTTTTCAAGAAAGGCAACTACTATCACATTGAGTCGATCTTTTAGTCACACTCTACTAATAAACTGATTAAGAATTGGCAGACAACAAATGCACATTTTTAAAGTAGGTAACATAACACATAATGTATATTATATAcacaaaataaagattttgtatGAAGTACCAATTAACAAATCAAAGAACTAGCTCTACCCATCAAAGAAGTGCTATAGCAACACACTCCTTTAAAACACTCTTTCTAATTggttaaaatgtattaaaaattacaaaattaaagagaaagaaTCATTAAATATCAAGTGAGACCcataaaattttctcattttcaataaatttcaaccaatgaGAGAGACTATGTTTAAAATAGAGTGACAAGAGTATGTTTCTAGCATTTCTCACCCATCAAATATCTTTCAAGTTTGTACAAGGAATGTAGGTTGTTGATGAACGGCGTTTCTTCTGTTTGGAGTTGCGCTGATGCTTATGCAGATTAGTAGAACATGGCAACACAGGGCTCTTCATAGAACAAAGTTTATGCTTCATACGCCACGGGAAGAGAAGTTCCAAGCCACAACCCTTTGGAGAAGAAGCATATGAATGCCTTGTATAACACTCTTGATAGTTACATGTATCACAACCTTTCTCTTCAAAGTTAGTAGAAAAATGCAAAGCAGATGATGCAGCCAAAGCAGTGGCATCGGGAAGAAAGCGATTGATCATGTAAGTAGGAGATTGGTATCCATTAGACTCTGCAAGCTTTAACCTCAATCCATCATTGGTGTTACTATGAGCATTCTCTGACTTCTTTTGGACATAATCTAACGCCTCTGATAGAGAGAAAACATCCATAGCATCAGAGAAAAAGTCATCATTGTTGTCACAACTACCATCTCCCTGATCATGAAATGCATCGTCACCACGATCAACATCTTCTTGAGCTGCTTCTTTCGGAGGAAGCCAATGGCCGGGTGGTAGTCTTAGGCGAGGTGTGTTGCCATCTTGTGTGTTATCACTTCTCTCAGTTTCTTTTGGCTTGCCAGGTGCTTTCTCCCAAGAAAATGGAACCCTTTCACTTGTATTTTGGATTGGACCAACTGAATATGATGAGCAAGAAGTATCTGCAACATTTGGACTACCGAGACGCCTCGTTGACAATAGGGGTGCATTCAAGTTTAACTTTCTAGGACGTTTCCTATCCATGGTTTCCAAAACAAGCTCCACCTCCTTATTCTTCTTCTGTTTCCTTGGCTTCCATATACGGAAGCTTCAATAACTAAATTGAGTATCTGAGATGATATTTTGACAGAAGGTTCAAATTTTTGGAATTAGAAAGGACATCACATTAGTTTGGTGGGTGGAATAAATAACAGCAGTTGGAAATATGGGTATCTCGTGAAAACCATTAAAACTAAGGTCTTACTTTTTAGTGGGTCACAGGTTCGTTGAAAAGCTCTCCTTCCACGTGGGAAGACTACACAGAAGCAAGGAACCTGAACTCACAGGCCATTTTAATGTTACATGCACAGCACccccaacaacaaaaaaatctcCTTATTCAAAATGAGAACACAAAAGACTGATAAAACAGGTTAAAATTGCGGATGCAgtataaaaggaaaaaggacAAAGGTTTAAAATCAGGTAATGGTGCTACATTTAGATAGACTTTTTCATAAATACttgtaagagaagaaaataagaagataaaataaattaaatttcttacacaaaatgatacatatgttgattttaacttgtaaaaaataaaaactcgattcattttagctttttttttcttctataaatatttatggaaaaaaatatcCAATCAGAGTTTAGGTGTGTGTCTCTCAATAGACTCTTGGGTTTTACATGATCAATAACGATTTACAAGGTGATGTtaagttttaaaacaaaaaataaaatacccacaataacaatagtaataatgaaaaataaggaaacaaacGTACAGATTAATAAGCAGACGAAAACCTATATAACTATTTATGGGTATAGCTTCTCCAAGGATAACTCATCATCAATATATGTTCAAAGGGTCGTCAGGGAAAATTGTGTTTATACAACAGAGAAAAGTGGAGAATGTTATAACACAATGTGAATTGGCCAATTGCTCAGCCAAAAATATAATGGTAGTTATCTAAATCTTGGGACTTACATAACAAATTGGTTTTTTCATGTACATGTTTTGTCTAACTAGTAACTCATCACCAATTTGCTGGTGTGGCATACTGGAGCATAGCAGCAGCAGTTGTCTGCACTACTTGACCATACTCTGACAAAAACATAAGTCATTACATATATTTACAAGCTATCCTGCTCCTCTGCTTCCTCTCTTTGGTTTCAATCCAAATGACCTTTCTAacctttcttttcccttttctgtGGTTCTACTCTCCAGAAGGCCAGCTGAAAGATATAGACCGTGCTGTTTCTGGAGACAATCTAACAGGTGAATGACATTGATGATTACTACCTTCACGAGTAGAAAAAGTACAGGTTGGCAAGAATAGGCTTGTCCCAATAGGGAACACTAGGaaaccatgattttttttttaaaatatctgaTTCCGTCACTTTGGTTCTCGAATATGCTCCCGTGCTTTATTACAAAGATCAAGAATCTCATTATGATTAGGATCAAGACAAAGGGCTGCTTCACAGTCCCGGACTGCGAAGACAAAATCACCGATTGAGTCGTAAAATGCTGCTCGAAGATGTAATAGTTGCAGATCTGGCTTAAAATCAATGGCTCTTGAAAGCTCTTCTATTGCCTCAACTTCCTTATGATCATCCATTAAAACTGGTAAACAGAGTTTGAGTCAGAAGTTGATAAGGTCTGTGCATGCAAACACATAGCACTAACAGGTTGCAGAGGCTCTAATATAT is a genomic window containing:
- the LOC102663984 gene encoding uncharacterized protein; translation: MDRKRPRKLNLNAPLLSTRRLGSPNVADTSCSSYSVGPIQNTSERVPFSWEKAPGKPKETERSDNTQDGNTPRLRLPPGHWLPPKEAAQEDVDRGDDAFHDQGDGSCDNNDDFFSDAMDVFSLSEALDYVQKKSENAHSNTNDGLRLKLAESNGYQSPTYMINRFLPDATALAASSALHFSTNFEEKGCDTCNYQECYTRHSYASSPKGCGLELLFPWRMKHKLCSMKSPVLPCSTNLHKHQRNSKQKKRRSSTTYIPCTNLKDI